The following is a genomic window from Halobacterium sp. R2-5.
TCAGAGACCGCACGGTCCGTGTCGCGGACGACGGCGACGGCGACCTGGTCGGGTTCGTCGCGTTCGACACGTGGCGGGGCGCCGTCCACGTCACGCGGCTGGACGGCGATCCGGACGTCGTCGAGCGGCTGCTGGACGCGCCGCGGGAGTTCGCCGCCCACGAGGACCTCGCCGTGGAGGTCGTACTCGTCGAAGGCGATTCGCTCGCGGACGTCCTGCTCGACGTCGGGTTCGAGGACGCGGGGCCGGGGCCGCGGTTCGACGGGGAGAAGACGAGGCGGTTCCGCTGCGAGCCCTAGAGGTCCGCGCGCTCGAAGACGGCGTAGCCGAGTACGGGAACGACGACGAGCCACAGCAGCATCGTCGCGAGCGCCGCCCACTCGGTGAGGAAGACGGGCGGGTTCTGCGGGAACAGCGCCGCGACGAGCGTGGAGTTCCCGGGGAGGAACTGCAGGACGGCACTGGTGAACGCCTCCGATGGCGGGATGCGGGTCAACAGGATGTACCACTCGGGCGGCTGTCCGGCCATTCTGGGGCCGAACGAGCCGTTCAGCACGTAGTAGACGCCCGCGGGGACGAGCTGCCACGCGAGCTCGAAGACGACGAAGAACCCGGCAGCGATGATGGTGGCGCGGCCGGTGCTCTTCGTGGTGGCGGAGAGGCCGACGCCGATGGCGGTGTACAGCACGCCGAGCAGCACGGTAAGCGCGGAGAAGCCGACGTACGCGCCGAAGTCGAAGGTGTCGTACAGCACGAACGTGACGACTGCGGCGACGACGAGGCCGACGACGATGGAGACGGTCATCACCGCGCTGCGGCCGACGACCTTCCCGACGACGGCGTCCCGGCGGGAGTGGGGAAGCGACAGCAGGAACTTCGCGCTGCCGGACTCGACTTCGCCGGCGATGGCCTTGTGTGACATCACGAGCGCGGTCAGCGGGATGAGCCACGTGACCGGGGTGAGCAGCAAGAAGATGAGGCCGAGCGCCTCCAGCTCCCCGCCCTGCCCGCCGCTCTGGAGGAGCGTGTAGACGTAGGCCGCGCCCGCCATGAACAGCACGAACAGCGCGGTGAGCGCCCACAGCGCCTTCGAGCGCGCGGCGTCCTGGAAGTCCTTCTTCGCGATGGCCGCCCAGCTCATGCCGACACCCCCTCGTCGCGGTCGTCGGTGTACGCGGCGAACACGTCGTCCAGCGACGCCTCGCGGGTGGAGAAGTCGACGACTTCGCCGCCGGCGCCCTCGGCGGCGTCGAGGATGTCGGTCTTCGCGGCGCTGTCCGCGCTCACGGTGAGCGTGTCGCCGTCCGTGGTGACGCCCGTGACGCCGGGAACGTCCTCGACGGCGTCGACGATTGCGGGCGTGAGCTCCGCGACGGTGACCGACAGCGACGACCCGGTGCCGGCTGCGTCACGCAGCCCGCGGATGGTGTCCTGGGCGACGAGCTCGCCGGCCTGGAGGATGCCGACGCGGTCGCAGACCGCCTCGACCTGTTCGAGGATGTGACTGGAGAAGAACACCGTGGCGCCGCGGGCGGCCTCCTCCTTGATGATTTCGCGCATCTCGCGGGCGCCGTTCGGGTCCAGCCCCGTCGAGGGCTCGTCGAGGATGAGGAGGTCGGGGTCGCCGACGAGCGCGATGGCCAGCGCGAGCCGCTGCTGCATCCCCTTCGAGAACCCGCCGGCCTTCCGGTCGGCGGCGTCCGGGATGCCGACGCGCTCCAGGAGTTCGTCGACGTCGTCGTCGGCGTTCTTCGACTCGATGGCGAACTCGAGGTGCTGGCGGGCGGTGAGGCGCTCGTAGACGTTGAACCCCTCGGGGAGGACGCCGATGCGCCGGCGGATGGCCAGGGACTCGTCGTGGGCGTCGTGGCCGAGCACCGTCGCGGTGCCGGAGGTCGGTCGGACGAAGTCCAGGATGATGTCGATGGTCGTCGACTTCCCGGCGCCGTTCGGCCCGAGGAAGCCGTATATCTCGCCGTCCTGGACCCGCAGGTCGAGGTCTCGGAGGGCGGTGACGTCACCGTACCGCTTGGTGACGCCGGAGAGTTCGATTGCTGCCATGGCGGGGAGGTGTCCCCGCGGTCGTAAATCCATTGTGGTGGTTCGCAGCGCGAGCGAGCGCGCGAGCAGTCGCCTCAGAGTTCGACGCGGCCGAATCGCCGCTCGGCGAGCGCGAAACCGCCGACCGTCCACGCGAGCAGGACGGCGGCGCCGATGCCGTCGGGGACGGAGCCGGCCGTCGCGACGCCGTCGACGCCGACGACGGTGAGCGTGTTCGCGTACGCGTACAGCGGGCTAGCGACGACCAGCGCGTCCGTGAGACCGCTGCTCACCCGGACGCCGAAGGTGCCGCCGAGGACGACGCGGCCGAGGCTCAGCGCGATCGGCCAGAACAGCGCGAGCGCGAAGAAGCCGTACGTGGTCGCGGCGGAGAGCGTCGTCGACGTCGACCCTGCGGTGAGCGCGAGCGTCGCGGCGACGAACGCGACTGCGAGGAGCGCGGCGAGCGCGACGACAGCGAGCACGCGGACGGGCGACAGCGCCGCGCCGCGGGCTGCGTAGACAACGCTCGCGGTGACGACGGCGGCGACGACGGCGACGACCGTAATCGCGAGTCGGGCGGCGCCGGCGCCCGCGAGGAACGTCGAGCGGTCGTGCGGGAGCGCGAGCGTGAGGCGGACGCGGCCGGTGTCGACGGCGCTCGGGACCGCTTCGTGGGTGAGCGTGCCGGCGGCCAGCGGGACGGCGAACATGAACAACAGCGCGAGCACTGCGGGCAGCGGCGTCGCGATGGCGCCGTTCGTGGCGCCGTACGCGGCGGCGGCGGCGACGAACGCGAAGAGGCCGCCGAACACGAGCAGTGAGTTGTCCGCGCGGAGCGTTCGGAGGTCGCGGCGCGCGACGACGGGCCACGTCACGGCGCCGCCACCACCGGGTAGAGGGCTGACTGCATAGGCGAGCGATGACGGCGGGGGGCAAGTGTCTTGCTTCCGACTGCAGCCGCTGTGAACGCCTACACGCGGTCGTCGGGGTCGTGGGAGTCCCGCATCCGACTGGCCTCCTGCCCGTAGCGCTCGCGGTCCTCGCTGTCCTCGACGGGTTCGAGGTCGTCGACGTCGGCGTCGACGGCGGCGGTCGGGTCGCCGGCGTTCAGCGAGCGCTGCTTGCGGAGCACGCGCTCGCCGTCGGGCGTCGCGTACACGAGGTTGAGCAGGCCCTTGTCGGTGTACTCGCGGAAGACCAGCCAGACGCGCTCGGTTTCGGGCATGCGAGTTGGTTCGACGGCCCGTGATTCAAGTGTGGCGGTTCGACGCCCCGCCAGCCGGGTGGTCACCCCGCGATGAGGCCGGCGACGAGTCCGCCGACCGCGGCGAGCACCACGTCGACGACGAGGTAGACGAGCATCGCGAGGAGGACGAGGACGGCGACGGAGCCGTAGCCGGCGGCGAGCGTGCCGGCGACCGCCGCCAGCCAGACGACGTAGCCGGGCGCGCCGAACACCACGCCGGCGAGCGCGCCGTCGAGGGTCGCACTGCGGTCGGAGAGGGAGCCGGCGGCGCCGCCGCCGAGCACCTGGACGAACGGCACGAACACCAGCGCGGTCGCGAGCAGGCCGCCGAGCAGCGGCGCGTGCCAGCGTGGAGCCTGGCGTCCCTCGGCGAGGCGGTCGCGGACGCCGTTGCGGTACCGCCGGAACCAGATGCAGGCGGCGACCGTGAGGAGGCCGGCGACGACCAGGCCGCCGGCGGACCAGGTGGCGACCGTGTAGACGGCGTCGGCGAGCTCGGGCTCCGTCAGCGGGAACTCCGCCGCGTCCGGGCCCGTGAGGAACTCGGCGGCGAACTCCTCGGCGAGCGCGCGGTCGAAGTCGTTCACGAGAGTGACGCCGAGCCAGGCGGCGAGGACGCCGCCGATAGCGAGCAGGCCGACGATCAGCCAGTCCAGCCAGGTGTCGTAGAACAGCGACAGGCTCTCCGGGCCCGCGTGGTCGTCGGGCGCGTCTGCAGTGGCAGCCATACGAGTGAGGGTCTCTCGACGGGCGGGTAAGGCTACCGACCGTTCGCAGGCGCCGAGAGGCCGCCGGGACCGCGTGGTTGAAAGCCGCGAAACACCTACCCGTGGCCGATGGACGCCGACGAGGTCAGGGAGCGCGCGAACGACCTGCCGACGGAGCCCGGCGTCTACCAGTTCCTCGAACGGAGCGGCGAGGCCGACACCGTCCTCTACGTCGGGAAGGCCGTCGACGTGCGGGACCGCGTGCGCTCCTATGCTGACCCCCGGAGCAGGCGCATCGCGCGGATGGTCGAGCGCGCGGACGCTGTCGACTTCGCGGTGACGGACACGGAGACGCAGGCGCTGTTGCTGGAGGCGAACCTCGTGAAGCGCCACCAGCCGCGGTACAACGTCCGCCTCAAGGACGACAAGTCCTACCCGCTGGTGCAGTTCACCGACCACGTCGTCCCCCGCATCGAGGTGACCCGCGACCCCGAAGAGGGCGCGGCGGCGTACGGTCCGTACACGGACAAGGGCGAGGTCGAGACGGTGGTGAAGGCGATTCGCGAGGTGTACGGCGTTCGGGGGTGTTCGGACCACAAGTACAGCGGCCGCGACCGCCCGTGCCTGGACTACGAGATGGGGCTGTGTACGGCGCCGTGCACGGGCGAAATCAGCGAGTCGGACTACGCCGCGGACGTGGAGTCCGCGCGCCGGTTCTTCGAGGGGGAGACGGGCGCGCTCGCGGATCCCATCGAGCGCGAGATGGAGCGCGCCGCACAGGAGCAGAACTTCGAGCGCGCGGCGAACCTCCGGGACCGCCTCGATGCAGTCGAGGCGTTCCACGGCGGCGCGGGCGCGGCGGTCGCGAACAGCGACGACGCCGCGACGACGGACGTACTCGGCGTAGCTGTCGAGGGCGAGGACGCGACGGTCGCGCGGCTACACGCCGAGCGCGGCCAGCTCGTCGAGCGCGACCAGCACCACCTAGATGCGCCGGACGGTGAGAATCCGGCCGACGTACTGGCGGCGTTCCTCGTGCAGTTCTACGCGGAGCGGGACCTCCCGGACCGCCTGCTGTTGCCCGAGCACCACGGCGACGACGACGTGGCGGCGTGGCTCGATGAGGCGGGCGTCGAGGTCCGCGTGCCGGGCGCGGGCCGGGACGCGACGCTCGTCGACCTGGCGCTGAAGAACGCCCACCGGCGGTCGGGCGACCGCGACGAGCTGGGCGCGCTCGCGGACGCCCTCGGCATCGACCGCCCGACCCGCATCGAGGGGTTCGACGTGAGCCACGCGCAGGGGAAGTCCGCGGTCGGCAGCGACGTCTGTTTCGTCGACGGGAGCGCGGAGAAGGCCGACTACCGCCGGAAGAAGCTCGACGACGAGAACGACGACTACGCGAACATGTACCGGCTGGTGCGGTGGCGCGCGGACCGCGCGGTCGAGGGTCGCGACGACCGCCCGGAACCCGACCTCCTGCTCATCGACGGCGGCGAAGGGCAGCTAGACGCCGCCCGCGACGCCCTCGCGGACGCGGGCTGGGACGTGCCCGCGGTCGCGCTCGCGAAGGACGCGGAACTCGTGATAACCGAGCGGCGGACGTACGACTGGCCGGGCGACGCACCGCAGCTCCACGTCCTCCAGCGCGTGCGCGACGAGGCCCACCGGTTCGCGGTCGCGTACCACCAGACGCTCCGGGACGACGTCGGGACCGCCCTCGACAACGTCGACGGGGTCGGCCCCGAACTCCGCAAGCGCCTGCTGCGGCGGTTCGGCAGCGTCGAGGGCGTCCGCGAGGCCTCCGCCGACGACCTCCGCGACGTCGACGGCGTGGGCGAGGCGACCGCGGAGACCATCGCGAGCCGGCTGTAACTAACCTTCGAGAACGTCCATGACATTCATTGGCAGGGGGAAGTATGTCCGCCCGTAATGAGCTACGACAACGGGCGTCGAGGGCGCATCGACGACGAGACCGGCCGCGCCAGCGACGAGACACCGCCGGCAGGGCCGCTCCGCACCGTCGTCGCGCGTCTCCGGCGCCACGTACGAGAGTGGCCGAGCCGGTACGTCGACCAGCAGGCAGAACTGTACGAGCGGTAGCTACGACTCGACTCGGACTGTCATCACCGGCACCGGCGACGTGCGCACGACTTTCTCCGTGACGCTCCCGACGAGGTAGTGGTCGAGGCCCGTACGACCGTGGGCCCCATCACGACGGCGTCGATCCCCTCGTTCTCGACGTAAGCGACGATGGCCTCGTGGGGGACGCCCTCGACGACGGCGCGCTCGACGGCCGCGTCGTCCGGGAGGGAAGCGACGGTTTCGTCGGCGTCGCGCTCCGCGCGCTCGCGCTAAATTCCGCAGCGAGCGGCTGCCAGGCGCGCGTTTGTGGAGGTATCACAGGGTCTGTGTGAGCCGCTCGCCAGCGGGCCACCCCGGCTCCGACCGCCGGAAAGAAAGGGAGCCGACGACTAGCGGGCTAGCGGCCGAGATGCCGGAGCGGTCGTTCTACCTCGTAAACGCCAAATACCATGGCAATTAATGGCACGGACATGGCAACGTCGTTCGGCGCAATATCGCTCGTACCACCGCTGCTCGCGATCGCTCTGGCAATCATCACGAGGCGCGCGATGCTGTCGCTGTTCCTCGGCGTCTGGGTCGGCGGCGCCATCGTCGCCGCCGACACCGCCGACAGCGCGCTCGAACTGGTCGCAGTGCCGTTCTCTGGCGTCATCGAGGCGTTCGACTGGGTCATCAGTGCGGTCGGCGAGAGCACGTTCAACGCGAAAATCATCATCTTCACGTTCCTGCTCGGCGCGGGCATCGCGTTGCTGTGGCGGCTCGGCGGCTCGCTCGCCGTCGCGCAGTTCGCGCGCTCGAAAGTCGACTCCCACCGGCGCGTCGGCATCGTCACGTGGCTGTTCGGGATGGTGTGGTTCTTCGACGACTACGCCAACACCGCCATCGTCGGGTCGGCGATGAAGGACATGGCCGACAACATGCAGATGTCCCGGGAGAAGCTGGCGTACATCCTCGACTCGACGGCCGCGCCCGTCGCGACGTTCGGCATCTCCTCGTGGGTGGCGTTCCAGATCGGGCTCGTCCAGACCGCCTACGAGAACCTCGGCATCCAGGGGGAGACGCCGTCGGCGACGCTGACCTTCCTCTGGTCGATTCCGTTCAACGTCTACTGCCTGTTCGCCATCCTCATGGTCGGCATCGTCGTCGTCACCCAGCGGGACTTCGGCGAGATGCTCGACGCCGAGACGCGGTCCCAGCGGACGGGCAACGTCACGCGCGAGAACGCCAACCCCCTCCAGAGCATGAAAGAAGACCTCGGCGACCCCGTCACGGACGACCCCCGGCTGCGGACGTTCGTCCTCCCGGTGCTCGTCCTCGTCACCGTCGTCATCGGCGGCGCGGCCTGGAGCGGCTACGCGCCCGGCCGTGACGTCCTCGGCGTCGTCGAGAACGCCGACTTCACCGCCGCGCTCGTCTGGGGGTCGTTCAGCATGGTGGCGACCGCGCTCACCCTCGGCGTCTACGACGGCCACATCGACGTCGCGGAGGGCATGGAGACCGTCCTCGACGGGTTCGGCATCATGCTCCACGCGGTCAGCATCCTCGTGCTCGCGTGGTCGATCGGCTCCGTCGCGTCCGCGCTCGGCACCGGCACCTACGTCACCAACGTCGCCGAGGGCTTCGTCTCGCCGACGCTGCTACCCGTCGTCATCCTGTTCACGGCGGCGGTCATCTCGTTCTCCATCGGCACCTCCTGGGGGACGATGTCGCTGGTGACGCCCGTCGCCGTGCCGCTGGCGTGGTCCGTCGGCAGCCAGGACCCCCAGATGGTTGCGGTCGCGGTCGGCGCGGTGTTCAGCGGCTCCATCTTCGGCGACCACTGCTCGCCCATCTCCGACACGACCATCCTCTCGTCGACGTTCGCCGGCTCCGACCACATCGACCACGTCCGCACGCAGATGTACTACGCGGTCACCGTCATCGTGGTCGCGACGCTGGCGTACCTCGTCTACGGCATCACCGGCCTCGGCCCGGTCGTCTTCCTGCCGCTCGGCGCGGCCGTGCTCTTCGGCGTCGTCTACGTGCTCTCCGAGTTCGACGCGAACCGCAAGGACGTCCACGCCAAGCCGTTCGAGCGCGCGGGCGCCGGCACGAGCGACGACGACTGACCCGCTCGGCGCTCAGAACTCGGGGTCGATTTCGGGCGCGACGCCGTCGTCTCCTTCCTCGCCGGCGAGGTCGTACTCCTCGCGGAGCTCCCGGATGCGGTCGCGGATGTCCGCCGCGAGCTCGAACTCCAGGTTGTTCGCGGCCGCGTCCATCCGTTCTTCTAGCTCCTCGACGAGGACGGCGGCCTCCTGCTCGTCGCTCGGCCCGTCGCCCGCGACGTCGGACGTGTCGGTCTCCGCGCCGGGGAGGTTCATCTCGCTGACGTCCTTGTCGATGGTCGTCGGCGTCGTGCCGTGTTCCTCGTTGTACTCGCGCTGGATGCGGCGGCGGCGCTGGGTCTCCTCGATTGCGTCCCGCATCGCGTCCGTGCGCTCGTCGGCGTACAGCACGACCTCGCCGTTGACGTTGCGGGCGGCCCGGCCCATCGTCTGGACGAGGCTGGTCTCCGAGCGCAGGAACCCCTCCTGGTCGGCGTCCAGAATCGCGACCAGCGAGACCTCGGGGATGTCCAGGCCCTCCCGGAGGAGGTTGATGCCGACGAGCACGTCGAACTCGCCGAGGCGCAGTCCCCGCACGAGTTCGTGGCGTTCGAGCGTGTCCGTCTCGTCGTGCATGTACTCGACGGCGACCCCGGCTTCTTCGAGGTACTCCGTGAGGTCCTCGGCCATGCGCTTGGTGAGCGTCGTGACGAGCACGCGCTCGTCGTTCTCGACGCGGCCGTCGATGCGGTCCATCAGGTCCTCGACCTGCCCCGTCGCGTCCGCCACGGAGATCTCGGGGTCGACGAGGTGGGTCGGGCGGACGATCTGCTCGACGACCTGCGCGGAGTGCTCGCGCTCGTAGTCCCCCGGGGTCGCGGAGACGTACAGCGTGCGGTCGGTCTTCTCCTCGAACTCCTCGAACGTCAGCGGGCGGTTGTCGTACGCCGTCGGGAGCCGGAAGCCGTTCTCCACGAGGCTGTCTTTCCGGGACTTGTCGCCCGCGTACTGGCCCTTGATCTGGGGGACGGTGCGGTGGGACTCGTCGATGACGGTGAGGAAGTCGTCCGGGAAGTAGTCCAGCAGCGTGTAGGGCGCGTCTCCGGGTTCGCGGTCCGAGAGGTAGACGGAGTAGTTCTCGATGCCGGAACAGTAGCCCGCCTCGGCCATCATCTCGAGGTCGAACGTGGTGCGTTCCTCGATGCGCTGGGCGGCGACCATGTCGCCGTCGCGCTCGAAGTGCCGGACGCGCTCGTGCATGTCGTCGCGGATCCGCTCGATGGCCTGTTCCATCTCGCTCTCGGGCACCGAGTAGTGCTCCGCCGGGTGGAACAGGACAGCGGGCTCCTCGCTCTCGACGGTGCCCTCCAGCGGGTCGAGTTTCGCCATCCGGTCGACCTCGTCGCCCCAGAACTCCACGCGCACGGGGTAGCGGCCGTACATCGGGAACACCTCGACGGTGTCCCCCCTGACGCGGAACGTGCCCTGCGTGAAGTCGACGTCGTTGCGCTCGTAGTTGAGGTCTACGAGCCGCCCCAGGAGCTCGTCGCGCTCGATCTCCTGGCCGACTTCGAGGCGGAGGCTCATGTCCTCGTAGTTCCGCGGGTCACCGAGCCCGTAGATGGCGGAGACGGAGGCGACGACGATGACGTCGTCCCGCGTCAAAAGCGAGCGCGTCGCGGAGTGGCGCAGGCGGTCGATCTCGTCGTTGATGGAGGCGTCCTTCTCGATGTACTTGTCCGTCTGCTCGACGTACGCCTCGGGCTGGTAGTAGTCGTAGTAGGAGACGAAGTACTCGACGGCGTTGTCCGGGAAGAGGTTCCGGAGCTCCTCGTAGAGCTGGGCCGCGAGCGTCTTGTTGTGCGCGATGACGAGCGTCGGCTGCTGGAGCTCCTCGACCACCCACGAGACGGTGTTCGTCTTCCCGGAGCCAGTCACCCCGAGCAGCGTCTGCTTCTCCGCGCCGCTCTCGTACCCCTCCGCCAGCTCCTCGATGGCGTCGGGCTGGTCGCCCGCAGGGTCGAACGGCGCGTCGACGCGGAACGGCTTCTCGGCCTCGGGTCGGTCCGGCTGGAGTGGACCGCTGGCGTCGCTCATTGTCTGGTTTTAGGTGCGAGGACACTTCAGGGGAGCGGCAGCGTAGCGGGCCGTCGGCGCACCACGTGCTGGCGAACGCGGAGCGCAGCGACGCGCTCCGAGACGTGCGCGAGCGCGTGACAGCGTGGCGGATGCGCTCGACCACGTGGTGAGCGTGCAGGACGCGGTCGGCGAGGGGTCGCGGTAGCGCCCACCTATTTCCCGGGCGCGCCCCTCACTCCGAGTATGGTACGCGAAGACCTGCGTTCAGCGAGCGACCACCTTCGAGCAGCAGCGGTCGCCGCCGCGGACAGCGAGCACGAGGAACGGCTCTACGACCAGTCCGACACGCTGGCGGAACTCGCGACGGCCGACAACGGCCCCGACCACGGGCGGCTCGCGCGTATCCAGCAGAAACTCGCCGGCATCGCCAGCGAGGCGAACGACGACGCGGCCGCGAACATCCAGGACGCCAAGGACAGCATCCGAGACTACCGGGAGACCGTCGAGGGCGTCTAGCGAGCACTTTTTGCGCTACGGGGCGCCTGCGGCGCCCCTTGTCTGCTCACGGGCGCTTCGCGCCCGTTCGCACGGCCAGCGAGACCTCCGGTCTCGCTCGGGCAAAAACTCGCGGGAAAAGCACTCCTCGTCGTTCGAAAGACGGCTCCGTCGTCTTTCGTGATGCCGAAAGGCGCTTCGCGCCTTTCGAACCACTCCCGACGGTCGCTCGTCGGCCCGCGCTCGCTCGTTACGCGCGTTCGCGCAGTGAATCGCTTCGTCCTCGTGAGCGAAGCGAACGAGGGACAGACAGACCGGGGGTGTGCTCAGTCTCGGATCCTTCGGACCACTCGCTCGCGGATGCTTGCGGCGGGGAATCGGGTAGCAGAAACGGGGCCGCTGTCGCTTTTCGCGAAACAGCGTCGAAGGTCGGTAGCAGAGGGAGCGCGGTTACTCGTCGTCCTCGGTGGACGTCTGGTCCACGTCGGCTTCGCCCTCGTAGATTTTCGCGCCGTCCTGGACGACCTTCTCGGAGAGCACCGCGCACTTCACGCGCATCGGCGTCACTTCCACGCCGAGCATGTCGAGGACGTCGTCGGTGTCCATCTCCTCCACCTCGTCGAGAGTCATCCCCGGGAGTTCCTGCGTGAGCATGCTCGCGGAGGCCTGACTGATGGCGCAGCCGTCACCGCGGAACGCCACGCGCTCGATAGTCTCCCCGTCGTCTTCGAGCTTCACGTCGAACTCCAGCTCGTCCCCGCAGGAGGGGTTGTACCCCTCGTGAGAGAACGTCGCCTCGCCGAGTTCGCCGTGGTTCCGGGGGTTGCGATAGTGGTCGAGAATCTGCTGCCGGTACATGTCCGAGCCCATGCTCATATTGGGCGTTCGTAGGGTAGAACGCCGTAAAAACGTTCCGCGGAACGACACGCTAACTCTCGAAAGTAGCATTCGCGCGGCGAAGCCGCGCGATTCACCGAGCGCGAACGCAGTGAGCGCTCGGGCGCCGAGGACCCCCGGAGCGGGGTCCGACGGCGCTTTTTCCGCGAGTTTTTGCCAGCGAGCGGCGCGTAGCGCCGCGAGCGCAGCAAAAAGTGCGTGGCTAGGCGAAGATTTCCCGAGCGGCGTCGAGGGAGTCGACGAGCGCGTCGACTTCCGCTTTGGTGTTGTAGAGGTAGAAGGACGCGCGGACGGACGCCGCGACGTCGAGTTTCTGGTGGAGCGGCTGGGTGCAGTGGTCGCCGGCGCGGATGGCGATGCCGTAATCGTTGATGATGGACGCGAGGTCGTGGGCGTGGATGCCGTCGACGTTGAACGCGACGACGGCGCCGCGGTCGTCGCCGGGCGGGCCGTAGATCTCGACGTCGTCGAACTCGTCGAGGCGCTCGTAGGCGTACTCGGTGATTCGCTCCTCGTGGGCCTGGATGGCTTCCATGCCGACGTCGTCGAGGTAGTCGGCGGCCTCCGCGAGCGCGATGCCCTGCGCGATGAGCGGCGTGCCCGCCTCGTACTTCCACGGGAGGTCGTTCCACGTCGTCTCCTCGAAAGAGACGCGCCGGATCATGTCGCCGCCGTAGAGGAACGGCTCCATGTCCTCGAGAATCTCCTGTTTGCCGTAGAGGCCGCCGATTCCCGTGGGGCCGGCCATCTTGTGCCCGGAGAAGACGTAGAAGTCGACGTCGAGTTCCTTCACGTCGACCGGGCGGTTCGGGACGGCCTGCGCGCCGTCGCCGAGAATGAGCGCGTCCTGCTCGTGGGCGAGGTCCGCGAGTTCGCGCATCGGGTTGACGGTGCCGAGGACGTTCGACGCGTGCACCACGGAGACCATCTCGACGTCGTCGTCGATGAGCTCGGCGGCGTGGTCCATGTCGAGGCGGCCGTCCTCGTCGACGCGGATGTAACGCACCTCGGCGCCGACCTTCTCCGCGATCTGCTGCCACGTGACGAACGACGAGTGGTGCTCCATCTCCGAGAGCACGACCGCGTCGCCCTCCGAGAGCTCGTTGAGCCCCCACGAGTACGCCACGAGGTTGATGGACTCCGTGGTGTTCTTCGTGAAGATCATCTCCTCGCGGCCGTCCGCCCCCACGAACTCCGCGAGGCGGTCGTGGGCCTCCTCGTACGCGATGGAGGCCTCCTGGCTGAGCTGGTGGATGCCGCGGTGGACGTTCGCGTTGTAGCCGCGGTAGTAGTCCGAGAAGACGTCGACGACCCGGTCGGGGGTCTGCGTGGTCGCCGCGTTGTCGAGGTAGACCAGCGACTGGCCGTCGCCGACCTCCCGTTCGAGAATCGGGAAGTCCGCCCGGATGGCGTCGACGTCCAGCGAGTCCTGTTCGGTGGCTTCCATTGCCCGCTCGTAGGGTTCGCGGGCACTACTGTTCTTCGGTGCCGGGAGAACTGCCGGAAGCGCGGACGCGCTACAGCCGCAGGAACTGCGCGTGGACGGTGCCGTCGAGGTCGAGGACGTTCGCCGCCTCGACGTGGCCTTCCTCGATCGCGAGGTCGACGACGTCGGCGCCGACGAGGTTCCCGATGTCGGCGCGAGCGAGCGACTCGCGGACCGCCTCGGCGGACGCCTCCTCGCCGCCGTAGAACTCCTCGGAGACGGTGAACTCCGTCTCGCCGTTCGCGAACGTCTCCCCGAGCACGTCGGGGTCGCAGGCGGTCACCAGCAGGCCGCGCTCGGTCTGTCGCTCGCTGACGATCATCACTCGCGTTCGACGAGGTCCTGCTCCTGGGCCTCGCGGATC
Proteins encoded in this region:
- the uvrB gene encoding excinuclease ABC subunit UvrB, translating into MSDASGPLQPDRPEAEKPFRVDAPFDPAGDQPDAIEELAEGYESGAEKQTLLGVTGSGKTNTVSWVVEELQQPTLVIAHNKTLAAQLYEELRNLFPDNAVEYFVSYYDYYQPEAYVEQTDKYIEKDASINDEIDRLRHSATRSLLTRDDVIVVASVSAIYGLGDPRNYEDMSLRLEVGQEIERDELLGRLVDLNYERNDVDFTQGTFRVRGDTVEVFPMYGRYPVRVEFWGDEVDRMAKLDPLEGTVESEEPAVLFHPAEHYSVPESEMEQAIERIRDDMHERVRHFERDGDMVAAQRIEERTTFDLEMMAEAGYCSGIENYSVYLSDREPGDAPYTLLDYFPDDFLTVIDESHRTVPQIKGQYAGDKSRKDSLVENGFRLPTAYDNRPLTFEEFEEKTDRTLYVSATPGDYEREHSAQVVEQIVRPTHLVDPEISVADATGQVEDLMDRIDGRVENDERVLVTTLTKRMAEDLTEYLEEAGVAVEYMHDETDTLERHELVRGLRLGEFDVLVGINLLREGLDIPEVSLVAILDADQEGFLRSETSLVQTMGRAARNVNGEVVLYADERTDAMRDAIEETQRRRRIQREYNEEHGTTPTTIDKDVSEMNLPGAETDTSDVAGDGPSDEQEAAVLVEELEERMDAAANNLEFELAADIRDRIRELREEYDLAGEEGDDGVAPEIDPEF
- the sufU gene encoding Fe-S cluster assembly sulfur transfer protein SufU, which codes for MSMGSDMYRQQILDHYRNPRNHGELGEATFSHEGYNPSCGDELEFDVKLEDDGETIERVAFRGDGCAISQASASMLTQELPGMTLDEVEEMDTDDVLDMLGVEVTPMRVKCAVLSEKVVQDGAKIYEGEADVDQTSTEDDE
- a CDS encoding cysteine desulfurase; this encodes MEATEQDSLDVDAIRADFPILEREVGDGQSLVYLDNAATTQTPDRVVDVFSDYYRGYNANVHRGIHQLSQEASIAYEEAHDRLAEFVGADGREEMIFTKNTTESINLVAYSWGLNELSEGDAVVLSEMEHHSSFVTWQQIAEKVGAEVRYIRVDEDGRLDMDHAAELIDDDVEMVSVVHASNVLGTVNPMRELADLAHEQDALILGDGAQAVPNRPVDVKELDVDFYVFSGHKMAGPTGIGGLYGKQEILEDMEPFLYGGDMIRRVSFEETTWNDLPWKYEAGTPLIAQGIALAEAADYLDDVGMEAIQAHEERITEYAYERLDEFDDVEIYGPPGDDRGAVVAFNVDGIHAHDLASIINDYGIAIRAGDHCTQPLHQKLDVAASVRASFYLYNTKAEVDALVDSLDAAREIFA
- a CDS encoding DUF424 family protein; this encodes MIVSERQTERGLLVTACDPDVLGETFANGETEFTVSEEFYGGEEASAEAVRESLARADIGNLVGADVVDLAIEEGHVEAANVLDLDGTVHAQFLRL